A portion of the Nitrospira defluvii genome contains these proteins:
- a CDS encoding group I truncated hemoglobin, producing the protein MMAGKLYGMGVVVLGVAGVLVGCADTGSVKGAAQPTAGATAAKSLYDRLGGKPAITAVVDQFVANVAADKRINNRFASTDIPKLKGHLVDQVCQATGGPCTYQGRDMKRTHLGMQISSADFEALVQDLVAALDAFHVPVGEKSELLAMLGSMKKDIVELP; encoded by the coding sequence ATGATGGCAGGCAAGTTGTACGGCATGGGGGTGGTGGTGTTGGGGGTCGCGGGAGTGCTCGTCGGTTGCGCGGACACCGGCAGCGTCAAGGGGGCAGCGCAACCGACGGCCGGTGCGACTGCAGCGAAGTCGCTGTATGACCGGCTCGGGGGCAAGCCGGCGATTACCGCTGTCGTCGATCAGTTTGTCGCCAATGTCGCGGCGGACAAGCGGATCAACAACCGGTTTGCCAGTACCGATATTCCAAAGCTAAAGGGACATCTCGTTGATCAGGTGTGCCAGGCGACGGGAGGGCCATGTACGTACCAGGGACGAGACATGAAGCGCACTCATCTCGGCATGCAAATCAGCTCAGCCGATTTCGAAGCCCTGGTGCAGGATCTTGTGGCCGCGCTTGATGCGTTTCACGTGCCGGTCGGTGAGAAAAGCGAGCTGTTGGCAATGCTGGGTTCGATGAAAAAGGATATCGTCGAATTGCCGTAA
- the lipB gene encoding lipoyl(octanoyl) transferase LipB gives MMRHHPPPLQAVGQDSPPETGDSNEPARPATLLCCDPLPYERAWHLQQTYHAARAADRCHDLLLLVEHPPVYTVGRTTQDHHWPGDAQLLQLTGIPVVRTERGGSITYHGPGQAVGYPILRLTDHCAGPKAYVRRLEDVLIATLDEWGITSRRRDGLPGVWVGDEQPLKIASIGVRISRGVTMHGFALNVSMDLAPFSSIVTCGIAGCRVTSMAALLGSAPEFPVVQQRIAAHFAERFHLTWVASMGQESADLAGSTDDLSPTPIDASPLPKERPDD, from the coding sequence ATGATGCGTCACCACCCTCCCCCCTTGCAGGCTGTCGGCCAAGACTCACCACCGGAGACAGGCGACTCGAATGAGCCGGCACGGCCCGCGACCCTACTCTGCTGTGACCCCCTCCCGTATGAACGCGCCTGGCACCTGCAGCAGACCTACCATGCTGCGCGAGCTGCGGACCGCTGTCACGATCTCCTCCTACTCGTCGAGCATCCGCCCGTCTATACGGTGGGCCGCACGACGCAGGATCATCATTGGCCGGGAGATGCCCAACTCCTGCAGCTGACCGGCATTCCGGTCGTGCGCACAGAACGCGGTGGATCGATCACCTATCACGGACCTGGGCAAGCGGTCGGGTACCCCATCCTCCGCCTCACAGATCACTGCGCAGGACCGAAGGCCTATGTCCGCCGACTGGAAGATGTGCTGATCGCCACCTTGGATGAGTGGGGCATCACCAGCCGGCGACGCGACGGCTTACCCGGCGTGTGGGTGGGCGACGAGCAGCCGCTCAAGATTGCGTCCATCGGCGTGCGGATCTCCCGCGGTGTCACCATGCACGGCTTCGCGCTGAATGTCAGCATGGATCTCGCGCCCTTCTCCTCCATTGTTACTTGCGGGATCGCCGGTTGCCGCGTCACGTCGATGGCCGCGCTGCTGGGCTCCGCGCCCGAGTTTCCTGTCGTACAACAACGTATTGCCGCCCACTTTGCCGAACGGTTTCACCTGACCTGGGTCGCAAGCATGGGCCAGGAGTCCGCCGATCTTGCGGGCTCCACCGACGATCTCAGCCCCACACCCATTGATGCGTCACCCCTTCCGAAGGAGCGCCCTGATGACTGA
- a CDS encoding Glu/Leu/Phe/Val family dehydrogenase, which translates to MTELDTHTFRLAVAQFNEAAEAMHLDTNLRERLKLPQRSLIVSVPVRMDDGRVEVFTGYRVQHDTARGPSKGGIRYHPGVSLGEVAALSMWMTWKCALADLPYGGAKGGVKVDPKQLSRGELQRLTRRYAAEIFPLIGPDKDVPAPDVGTDQQVMAWIMDTYSQQVGYAVQGVVTGKPLSIGGSLGREDATGRGVVYVTLEALRHLKLDISQATVAIQGFGNVGSHTALIMQEAGARVVAVSDVSGGLYNPNGLDIPELLRRYREKQEPLHESKLGEPITNEELLQLDCTVLVPAALSEQITGANAATLRCRILAEGANGPTTLEADRILTDNGIFIIPDILANSGGVIVSYFEWVQDVQRFFWKAKDIQDRLQDIITSAFHRTLQFSLQKRTTMRMAALMSGIDKVAQAHLQRGLYP; encoded by the coding sequence ATGACTGAACTGGACACCCACACATTTCGTCTGGCCGTCGCCCAATTTAATGAAGCGGCCGAAGCGATGCATCTGGATACCAACCTGCGCGAGCGACTCAAACTGCCTCAACGTTCGCTGATCGTGAGTGTGCCGGTACGGATGGACGATGGCCGCGTCGAAGTCTTTACCGGTTATCGCGTCCAACACGATACGGCCAGAGGTCCGTCGAAAGGAGGCATCCGCTACCATCCCGGCGTGAGTCTGGGTGAAGTCGCCGCCCTCTCCATGTGGATGACATGGAAATGCGCCCTCGCCGACCTCCCCTACGGCGGAGCCAAAGGCGGCGTCAAGGTTGACCCGAAGCAATTGAGCCGCGGAGAACTTCAACGCCTGACGCGGCGATACGCCGCGGAAATCTTCCCGTTGATCGGCCCGGACAAAGACGTGCCCGCGCCGGATGTGGGGACGGACCAACAGGTCATGGCCTGGATCATGGACACCTACAGCCAGCAGGTCGGATATGCGGTGCAAGGAGTGGTCACAGGCAAACCGCTCTCCATCGGCGGCAGCCTTGGCCGGGAAGACGCCACAGGTCGCGGCGTCGTGTATGTCACGCTCGAAGCCTTACGTCACCTGAAGCTGGATATCAGCCAGGCCACCGTCGCGATTCAGGGGTTCGGCAACGTGGGCTCCCACACGGCGCTGATCATGCAGGAAGCGGGGGCACGGGTCGTGGCCGTGAGCGACGTGAGCGGAGGCCTCTACAACCCCAACGGCTTGGACATTCCGGAACTCCTTCGCCGGTATCGCGAGAAGCAGGAGCCTCTGCACGAGAGCAAGCTCGGTGAACCGATCACCAACGAGGAACTCCTTCAACTTGATTGTACCGTTCTGGTTCCCGCCGCGCTCTCCGAGCAAATCACCGGCGCAAATGCGGCCACGTTGCGCTGCCGGATTCTGGCGGAGGGCGCGAACGGGCCCACGACGCTGGAGGCCGATCGCATCCTCACCGACAACGGTATCTTCATCATTCCCGATATTTTGGCGAATTCGGGCGGCGTGATCGTCTCGTATTTTGAGTGGGTGCAGGATGTGCAGCGATTCTTCTGGAAAGCCAAGGATATTCAGGATCGACTTCAGGACATTATCACAAGCGCCTTCCACAGAACCCTGCAGTTCTCGCTCCAAAAGCGGACGACGATGCGAATGGCCGCGCTCATGTCGGGAATCGACAAGGTTGCCCAGGCCCATCTCCAGCGCGGACTGTACCCGTAG
- a CDS encoding FG-GAP repeat domain-containing protein, whose protein sequence is MTVDLQHRKRLSGCRLALALLACGGLLSACSKGDSYVPPDPFYYFASYPVGKNPTTVTTADFNRDQITDLITTNISSNSISLLFGNGDGTFRDQVQVKVCQEPRSLALNDFNHDEQLDVVLACSGGDQVSILLGRGNGKFDEGPQYPVHRAPVSVSSDDVNGDGHPDLAVALRNDKVKIFLGNGRGEFRPGMQYEYGDTPTSLALKDLNQDGKPDLVVTNGGPMLSAVSVWIGNGDGTFRDPKDYKTGRRPLGVSFADFNNDHLSDLLVINGEGDSFTTFLGNGNGTFQQGKDSGADASPNYGVAHDFDGDHIDDVAIVNLQSTDLSILFGRGDGTFHYPPRNYRTKNGPFAVASYRVSADNAEEPGLVTADNGAGSVSVFLHHGRTRPGSVGTRD, encoded by the coding sequence ATGACTGTCGACCTTCAGCACAGGAAGAGGCTGTCGGGTTGCCGTCTCGCCCTCGCGCTGCTGGCCTGCGGTGGTCTGCTGTCCGCCTGTTCCAAGGGCGATTCCTATGTTCCCCCGGACCCCTTCTACTATTTTGCCAGTTATCCCGTGGGGAAAAATCCGACGACGGTCACGACTGCGGATTTCAACCGAGATCAAATCACCGATCTCATCACCACCAATATCTCCAGTAACTCCATTTCGCTGCTTTTTGGCAACGGCGATGGCACCTTTCGTGACCAAGTGCAGGTGAAAGTCTGCCAGGAACCCCGGTCGCTGGCGCTGAACGATTTCAATCACGACGAACAACTTGATGTGGTACTAGCCTGTTCCGGTGGAGACCAGGTTTCCATCCTGCTAGGGCGCGGAAACGGGAAGTTTGACGAGGGGCCGCAGTATCCTGTCCATCGCGCGCCTGTCTCGGTGTCTAGTGACGATGTCAATGGCGACGGACATCCGGATTTGGCGGTGGCCCTACGGAACGATAAAGTGAAAATTTTTCTTGGCAATGGTCGCGGGGAATTTCGACCCGGCATGCAGTATGAGTATGGAGATACGCCCACGTCCTTGGCGCTGAAGGATCTCAATCAGGATGGCAAGCCGGATCTGGTGGTGACCAACGGGGGGCCAATGTTGAGTGCCGTCTCGGTGTGGATCGGAAACGGGGACGGAACGTTCCGGGACCCCAAAGACTACAAGACCGGAAGGCGCCCTTTGGGAGTCAGTTTTGCCGACTTTAACAATGATCACCTGTCCGACCTTCTTGTGATCAACGGGGAAGGGGACAGTTTCACCACCTTTCTCGGCAACGGCAACGGAACCTTTCAACAGGGAAAAGATTCCGGTGCAGATGCCAGCCCAAATTACGGCGTCGCGCATGATTTCGACGGCGACCATATCGACGATGTGGCCATCGTCAACTTGCAGTCCACCGACCTGTCTATATTATTCGGGCGCGGCGACGGCACCTTTCACTATCCACCGCGAAATTATCGAACGAAGAATGGGCCGTTCGCCGTCGCAAGTTATCGCGTCTCTGCGGACAATGCGGAAGAGCCGGGCTTAGTGACGGCGGACAATGGAGCCGGCAGCGTCTCGGTCTTTCTCCATCACGGACGGACGCGCCCAGGCTCTGTCGGAACGAGGGACTAA
- a CDS encoding D-alanyl-D-alanine carboxypeptidase family protein, producing MKRTWQTWSMRAFAVLLLASASWSGQAFALDSDVDDEVITVPYDPRPVPTAKQAHHSLRWRHVPAHSILLKELKTGTTLYQFESEKRLSPASLTKIMSALVILEYGHLDDEVTVSPKAARAHKTHLRLRTGQIFRLEDLLKAMLIMSANDACLAASEHVGGDEARFVELMNAKAVALGLQNTHFSNACGFDAPEHYSTAEDLAKLSEIAMHHPVFKELVSEEREIIMPINEHRAYVLRTTNRLLGRIPGVQGVKTGFTSKAGRCLIAKVSQDGRDLLLVILNSKRRWNTATSLINYGLRLSDSRAALAR from the coding sequence ATGAAGCGTACATGGCAGACCTGGTCGATGCGTGCGTTCGCAGTTCTTCTTCTCGCGTCCGCTTCATGGAGTGGCCAGGCCTTTGCCTTGGACAGTGACGTGGATGATGAGGTCATTACCGTCCCCTATGATCCCAGGCCGGTACCCACGGCCAAGCAAGCTCACCACAGTCTGCGGTGGCGCCATGTGCCGGCGCACAGCATTCTGCTCAAAGAATTGAAAACTGGTACGACGCTGTATCAGTTCGAAAGTGAAAAGCGTCTGTCACCGGCCAGCCTCACCAAAATCATGTCTGCGCTGGTGATTCTGGAGTACGGTCATTTGGATGACGAGGTGACCGTCAGTCCCAAGGCCGCCCGCGCGCACAAGACGCATTTGCGTCTACGAACCGGCCAGATCTTTCGCCTGGAGGATCTGTTGAAGGCCATGTTGATCATGTCGGCGAACGATGCGTGTCTCGCCGCCAGTGAGCATGTGGGCGGCGACGAGGCGCGATTCGTGGAACTCATGAATGCCAAGGCTGTTGCGTTGGGGTTGCAGAATACCCATTTTAGCAATGCTTGTGGATTCGATGCGCCTGAACATTATTCGACGGCGGAAGATCTCGCGAAGCTCAGCGAAATCGCCATGCACCATCCCGTCTTCAAAGAATTGGTCAGCGAAGAACGGGAAATCATCATGCCGATCAATGAGCATCGTGCGTATGTTCTGCGGACCACCAATCGGTTGCTGGGCCGGATTCCCGGGGTGCAGGGGGTGAAGACGGGTTTCACGTCCAAGGCAGGCCGATGCCTCATCGCGAAGGTATCGCAAGACGGGCGAGATCTACTCCTTGTGATTCTGAATTCCAAACGCCGCTGGAATACGGCGACAAGCCTCATCAATTACGGCTTGCGACTCAGTGATAGTCGCGCCGCCCTGGCTCGGTAG
- a CDS encoding LysR substrate-binding domain-containing protein — protein MELRQLHYFMAVAAHQNFSRAAEHLHVSQPSLSVQIGGLERELGTRLFDRLGRKVVLTQAGELFRVHAERALRELDQAAQVVHELLGAKRGRLVVGALSTVNSYLIAPLVSRFKQRFPDIHLQVHAQPSSDIVSGLLANRLDIGICLLPLTHPHMTTVPLFEERLALIAPTSMSIGTPRTRMQDLARLPLVLMPADYCLRKMVEAECAKAGVHPQVVLEMSSPEGILQAVAEGTGATILPELYVRSRLPATRLQVIDLYDPTPCHTVGLAYLTKRYRGVAAEEFASLCQSTMQDLQTALTVPPMAPRPRRTSQRTIRRTPIVRKPPVASSDATLKVRRRVG, from the coding sequence ATGGAGCTCCGGCAACTGCATTATTTCATGGCTGTCGCCGCACACCAGAACTTCAGCCGGGCCGCGGAACACCTTCACGTCTCGCAGCCGTCGCTCTCGGTACAAATCGGCGGCCTCGAACGGGAGTTGGGCACCCGGTTGTTTGATCGACTGGGACGGAAGGTCGTGTTAACCCAGGCGGGCGAATTGTTTCGTGTGCACGCGGAACGGGCCTTACGGGAATTGGATCAAGCCGCGCAGGTCGTCCATGAGTTACTAGGAGCCAAACGAGGCCGTCTGGTGGTCGGGGCATTGTCGACCGTCAATTCCTATCTGATTGCCCCGCTCGTGTCGCGCTTCAAGCAGCGTTTCCCCGATATCCATTTGCAGGTACACGCTCAACCGTCATCCGACATCGTCAGCGGGCTCCTCGCCAATCGCCTCGATATCGGCATTTGCCTGCTGCCGCTCACTCATCCCCACATGACCACCGTCCCGCTCTTTGAGGAGCGGCTCGCGCTGATCGCTCCCACGAGCATGAGCATCGGGACACCTCGCACCCGCATGCAGGATCTTGCCCGACTGCCGTTGGTGTTGATGCCTGCAGATTATTGCCTGCGAAAAATGGTCGAAGCGGAATGCGCCAAGGCCGGGGTCCACCCGCAGGTCGTCCTGGAGATGAGTTCCCCGGAAGGTATTTTGCAAGCCGTGGCGGAAGGCACCGGCGCGACGATTCTTCCCGAACTCTACGTCCGGTCTCGGCTGCCCGCAACACGGCTTCAGGTCATCGATCTCTACGATCCCACACCGTGCCATACGGTCGGACTCGCCTATCTCACGAAACGGTATCGCGGTGTGGCTGCCGAAGAATTTGCGTCACTGTGTCAGAGCACCATGCAGGATCTGCAGACCGCACTCACGGTCCCGCCCATGGCTCCACGCCCCAGACGAACCTCCCAGCGAACGATCCGGCGAACACCGATCGTAAGAAAGCCGCCGGTCGCCTCCTCTGACGCGACCTTGAAAGTCAGACGGCGTGTTGGATAG